TGCGTTGCAAAGTATAATACATCATTTAGCCATAAAAATTAGATAGCTCGCCCATTGGGCTAATTAACAAATTTCGTTTATGCAACCCTTGGTACTCTTACTAAGTGGCCAGATAAAAGCATACCGCCGCAAGACAGCTGGTCACGATCTAGAACTATATGAGGACTTAATCGAGATTAACTTGGCAAGCTCGACAAAATAAATGATAATGTTCTCACGGTTATTGTCCAGTGTGCTGGAACACAGACTATATTTTGTCCATAAAGGGGCTATTAACCTAGGAAAATTTGGCTGTAGGGCACGGTTCTGCGGAATGAAATCATGGGCAAGTCATTAAAAAAAAGAGCAACCATAGTTGATGTCGCAAAAGAGTGTGGAGTATCGCAAGCGACTGTCGCAAGAGTTCTAAGCGGCCAAACCGGTATCCGCACCAAAGAGAACACCAGAAAGCGTGTTTTGGAAGCCGCTAAAAAAGTTGGCTATCAGAGAAACGCCATCGCCGCTAATTTTAGGTTGCAGAAGAGCAATTCGATTGCGGTCTCGATCGCCGACATAACCAACCCCTTTTTTCCCGAAGTAGTGAAAGGTACTCAGGAGGTACTTAGAGAAGCCGGCTACAGCATTGTCCAACTTTATAATGACTGGGACTCAGAAGTAGAACAGGAGTACTTTGACTATATGGTGCGCACATGCGTCGAAGGCGCGATAATTTCTCCGTCATCTTCTACAACTGTTTTTGACGTACTCCATTCGACCCCATTTGTGCTTCTGTCAAATTCAGATAAATTCGCAATGCACGATACTGTTGGCAATGACACTCGCAGCGGAATGCGCCTTGCTTTGGAACGCTTATACCAACTTGGGCATCGTCGCATTGCCCTTTTCGTTGGTGGTTCCATGAAATCGGGGGCAAACTGGAGGGCAGAACTTTTTCGTGAGTTCCATCGCGAACGCGGGTTATCAGTTGACCCAGAGTTAATACTGGAGAGTGACTATGGCGTCAGTTC
The sequence above is drawn from the Rhodobacteraceae bacterium IMCC1335 genome and encodes:
- a CDS encoding LacI family DNA-binding transcriptional regulator, translated to MGKSLKKRATIVDVAKECGVSQATVARVLSGQTGIRTKENTRKRVLEAAKKVGYQRNAIAANFRLQKSNSIAVSIADITNPFFPEVVKGTQEVLREAGYSIVQLYNDWDSEVEQEYFDYMVRTCVEGAIISPSSSTTVFDVLHSTPFVLLSNSDKFAMHDTVGNDTRSGMRLALERLYQLGHRRIALFVGGSMKSGANWRAELFREFHRERGLSVDPELILESDYGVSSKSSLAAARQIMNSFLDRQDLPTAIFSSNDILALATLQVANDKGIGVPDRLSVIGMDGIFSGEVSHPPLATVQKNRREIGRTAALALLDKMKSKEGEPARRQLLSCKLLERGSMGPAPMASEG